One genomic region from Salvia hispanica cultivar TCC Black 2014 chromosome 2, UniMelb_Shisp_WGS_1.0, whole genome shotgun sequence encodes:
- the LOC125203869 gene encoding uncharacterized protein LOC125203869 isoform X1, protein MVTEAGEMLKDARVVEECCTLINNKEVDCLRLLRSFSTSLFEPKSHGHGPNNMDTEQQSQNLAKRGLVTEQLVELPILRQIYDMIDAAGLKGLTTTEVCGRLGLCCKEYHKRHFKPLISMFGVHSLKESHKKGEVYRLWTAGNFKPEVSNMTPNEGETVRQRINESKSLVVDQYILKDSSQPVQMLDTSISVGNNSGNNESGNDAARKTEASNCTTVDECSTGVLVLCNTQSSEVDQCTGVLAEEPLQGSISVPSDYNMPETDHLALVKSPRHRSHPRSSSPAFRASGSGREQHILKILEEEKFLLKPELHRHLESLETEKNTMMDRKTLQRILNKIQREGNCKCIHVSVPGVTNCGRSRTTEVVLHPSVFNVTSELLTQIHDKMRRFEAQVRKQANIRQKKFQSVPILDNVQRIPCSMQGQSENAGLMRANGFVLAKMVRTRLLHTFLWGSVCSSPGWNQALFFSDHSHDLENPHRSCKLFDLNLSIRSMPLELFFQVVGSAEKLEDVLEECKSGLLLCDLPIGKQNCLMDTRASNRLSYLIEILRRLKLIRLMSKGHAEDGSSRLHTTLTYALEFKPYLEEPTSTVASSDLAFADLRPQIRHDFVLSSKKAIDEYWGTLEYCYAAAKSKAALLAFPGSAVSQIFHPKSWASSRIMTAAQRAELLKRVAQDGTKKKLSFKDCEKIAEDLNLTLEQVLRVYEGKRQRSATRSTSAVDSEGGELQKVKGKHIISPRKRRRISDRISLKLANVHSGLKASNSLIDLNNQPTTEQCSSTIAAEDDDCLSHRNSEGDDREHLGVEGLDEEDTENYSFKQALSRLNPTRHKKFFWSEEAERQLVIEYATHRAARGANFHRTDWVSIINLPAPPDACKRRMALLNSFIPFREAVMKLCTALSEQYAKYLEKFQDKLLIHSDSKEMIRGPPSEEAAMLEKWANFDEDIIKVALDDVLRCKRLVKLNAARETFPEQEMSEDDDIEDCSQSNASGQLSSTQRLRKHLHIIKGAKILRQMHESVAVANAVELFKLIFLSKSKAPEAAALLAKTLRRYSEHDLCAAFNYLREKKIMVGGGNGQFELSQNFLHSITSSEFPTDTGSRAAKLAIWLHERENDLVEEGIEVPSDLQCGEVFSLCALLSSGELSITPMLPNEGVGEAEDIRASKRKSDSAEPDGESPKKLRKMFPGDSELASRREKGFPRLKLCFHRETIPRLTAIDSFRKVNMHPTPFLGGKDQSNTSSGLDVTSSLFPSDITDPGKINHPTFQLSESPWEAMAGYAKHLLSSCSYEVNGSLLQSDLFRTLYSAIQKSGDNGLSMKEIHKVLNIKDNKILEVTIEVLEAFGRALKVNAYNSVHVVDSLYRSKYFLTNIDDRVAHHLKSERKTKDGPTPLNLDDPMEDLAASEGTINTNGNEGHRVTILNHPHDLTNRPSEILAGTTITGHQHSEVASTKVTRAENLECFRIRSNLISRPLLPWVNGDGTVNERIYHRLLRRVLGIVMLNPGILEDEIINQMQGLNPQSCRQLLQMMILDNHITPRKMQQMTSSQPPSILANLLGGKCKKPKLICRVHFYANPSTTTLL, encoded by the exons ATGGTCACAGAAGCTGGAGAAAT GTTGAAAGATGCTCGAGTTGTAGAAGAGTGTTGCACACTAATCAATAATAAG gaGGTGGATTGTTTACGTCTACTTCGAAGTTTCTCAACGTCGCTTTTTGAGCCAAAGTCCCATGGACACGGACCAAATAATATGGACACAGAACAacaatcacaaaatttggcgAAAAGAGGACTAGTTACTGAACAACTTGTAGAGCTTCCCATCTTGCGTCAGATCTATGACATGATTGATGCTGCAGGATTAAAAGGATTgaccactacagaa GTATGTGGAAGGCTTGGACTATGCTGTAAGGAGTACCACAAGCGACATTTTAAACCATTGATTTCTATGTTTGGCGTACATTCCTTAAAGGAAAGCCACAAAAAAGGCGAGGTCTACCGACTTTGGACAGCTGGTAACTTCAAACCAGAAGTGTCGAACATGACCCCCAATGAAGGAGAAACAGTTCGTCAGCGGATTAATGAATCTAAATCACTTGTTGTGGATCAGTACATTCTAAAGGACTCATCTCAGCCTGTGCAGATGCTAGATACTTCTATCTCTGTGGGGAATAATAGTGGAAATAATGAAAGTGGGAATGATGCAGCTCGCAAAACAGAAGCTTCCAACTGTACGACTGTAGATGAATGTTCCACTGGTGTGCTTGTTCTATGCAATACACAGAGTTCTGAGGTGGATCAATGCACTGGGGTCCTTGCCGAGGAACCATTGCAGGGAAGTATATCGGTACCTAGTGACTACAATATGCCAGAAACAGACCATCTTGCTCTTGTAAAGTCTCCAAGGCATCGATCACATCCAAGGTCTTCCAGTCCTGCATTTCGTGCATCCGGCTCAGGGAGGGAGCAGCATATACTCAAGATTTTGGAG GAGGAAAAGTTCCTATTAAAACCTGAGCTCCACAGGCATCTTGAGAGTCTTGAGACAGAAAAGAACACAATGATGGATAGGAAGACCTTACAACGTattcttaacaaaattcaGCGAGAAGGTAATTGTAAATGCATCCATGTGAGTGTCCCTGGTGTGACAAATTGTGGTCGTAGCAGGACAACAGAAGTTGTTCTCCATCCATCAGTGTTTAATGTCACATCTGAGTTATTGACTCAAATTCATGATAAGATGAGGCGTTTCGAAGCCCAAGTGCGTAAGCAAGCAAATATACGGCAGAAGAAATTCCAATCAGTTCCCATATTGGACAATGTGCAGAGAATCCCCTGTAGCATGCAGGGTCAATCAGAGAATGCAGGACTGATGCGTGCTAATGGATTTGTTCTGGCAAAAATGGTTAGGACAAGGCTTCTTCACACCTTTCTTTGGGGTTCGGTCTGTAGCTCCCCTGGTTGGAATCAAGCTTTATTCTTTAGTGACCATTCTCATGATTTAGAAAATCCACACAGATCTTGTAAGTTATTCGATTTAAATCTATCAATTAGGTCAATGCCACTTGAACTGTTCTTCCAAGTAGTTGGATCTGCTGAAAAGCTAGAGGATGTGCTCGAGGAGTGCAAAAGCGGCTTGCTACTTTGTGATCTTCCTATTGGAAAACAAAATTGCCTGATGGATACTCGAGCATCTAATCGCTTGTCGTAtctaattgaaatattacggCGTTTGAAG TTGATTCGTCTAATGAGTAAGGGCCATGCAGAAGATGGATCCAGCAGACTACACACTACTCTTACTTATGCATTGGAGTTTAAGCCTTACCTTGAAGAACCAACATCAACTGTTGCATCATCTGATCTCGCTTTTGCTGATCTGCGCCCTCAAATCAGACATGATTTTGTCCTTTCGAGCAAAAAAGCCATTGATGAGTATTGGGGTACCCTGGAGTATTGTTATGCTGCAGCTAAATCAAAGGCTGCATTACTCGCGTTTCCAGGATCTGCAGTTAGCCAG ATATTTCATCCGAAATCGTGGGCATCTTCCCGGATCATGACAGCTGCCCAGCGAGCAGAACTTCTGAAGCGCGTTGCTCAAGATGGCACAAAGAAGAAGCTTTCATTCAAGGACTGTGAGAAGATTGCTGAAGATCTCAATTTGACACTGGAGCAG GTGCTCCGTGTGTATGAGGGCAAGAGGCAGCGGTCTGCTACTAGATCTACGAGTGCTGTGGATTCTGAAGGTGGAGAGCTTCAGAAAGTCAAAGGAAAACATATAATATCTCCACGGAAGAGGAGACGTATATCGGATAGAATTTCATTAAAGCTTGCAAATGTTCATTCAGGACTGAAGGCATCTAATTCGTTAATAGATCTAAATAACCAGCCTACCACAGAACAATGTTCTTCGACAATTGCTGCTGAAGATGATGATTGCCTGTCTCACAGAAATTCTGAAGGTGATGATAGAGAGCATTTGGGGGTGGAAGGGTTGGATGAAGAAGATACGGAGAACTATTCTTTCAAGCAAGCACTATCAAGGTTGAACCCAACACGCcataaaaagtttttttggTCAGAAGAGGCTGAGAG GCAATTAGTGATTGAATATGCTACACACCGAGCTGCTCGGGGAGCAAATTTTCATCGTACAGATTGGGTGTCAATTATAAATCTTCCAGCACCTCCTGATGCGTGCAAAAGAAGAATGGCATTGCTAAATAGTTTTATCCCTTTCAGAGAGGCTGTTATGAAACTATGCACTGCTCTTTCAGAACAATATGCAAAATACCTTGAGAAGTTCCAGGACAAGTTGTTGATACATTCAGATTCTAAAGAGATGATTCGGGGTCCTCCATCCGAAGAAGCTGCCATGCTTGAGAAATGGGCTAATTTTGATGAGGATATTATTAAGGTTGCATTGGATGATGTCTTAAGATGCAAAAGATTGGTTAAGCTGAATGCTGCTCGAGAAACATTCCCAGAACAGGAAATGAGCGAGGATGAT GACATTGAGGATTGTAGCCAGAGTAATGCTTCTGGCCAATTATCAAGCACCCAACGTCTCAGAAAACATTTGCATATAATTAAAGGTGCAAAAATTTTGAGGCAGATGCATGAATCCGTTGCAGTTGCAAATGCTGTGGAGCTATTTAAGCTGATCTTTCTAAGCAAATCGAAAGCTCCAGAAGCAGCGGCTTTGCTGGCCAAAACACTACGCCGCTATTCTGAGCATGACCTCTGTGCTGCTTTTAATTacttgagagagaaaaaaataatg GTTGGTGGTGGCAATGGTCAATTTGAATTATCACAGAACTTCTTGCATAGTATCACGTCATCCGAATTTCCCACTGATACTGGAAGCAGAGCTGCCAAGCTTGCTATCTGGCTtcatgagagagaaaatgatttAGTTGAAGAGGGTATTGAAGTTCCATCTGATCTCCAGTGTGGTGAAGTTTTCTCTTTATGCGCTCTACTATCTTCAGGTGAACTGTCAATTACTCCAATGCTACCCAATGAAGGGGTTGGAGAGGCAGAAGATATTAGAGCTTCTAAACGTAAAAGTGATAGTGCTGAGCCTGATGGAGAatcaccaaaaaaattaagaaaaatgtttccTGGTGATAGTGAGTTAGCTTCTCGGAGAGAAAAAGGTTTTCCAAGACTAAAGTTATGCTTTCACCGAGAAACAATTCCAAGATTAACGGCTATCGACTCATTCAGAAAGGTTAACATGCATCCAACCCCATTCCTTGGTGGAAAAGATCAAAGCAATACTTCATCTGGTTTGGATGTTACCTCAAGTTTGTTTCCTTCTGACATTACTGATCCCGGGAAGATAAATCATCCCACGTTCCAGCTCAGTGAGTCTCCATGGGAAGCTATGGCGGGCTATGCGAAGCATCTACTTTCTTCATGTTCTTATGAAGTAAATGGTTCGTTGCTTCAATCCGACTTATTCAGGACACTCTATTCAGCCATTCAGAAGTCTGGTGACAATGGTTTGAGCATGAAAGAGATCCACAAAGTTCTGAACATTAAGG ACAACAAAATATTGGAAGTTACAATTGAGGTGCTTGAAGCATTTGGGCGAGCGTTAAAG GTCAATGCTTACAATTCAGTTCACGTGGTTGATTCTCTATACCGATCCAAATATTTCTTGACCAATATAGATGATCGTGTTGCTCATCATCTCAAATCAGAAAGGAAAACCAAGGATGGGCCTACGCCTCTTAATCTTGACGATCCCATGGAAGATTTGGCCGCTTCAGAGGGCACTATCAACACAAATGGCAATGAAGGACATAGGgtcacaattttaaatcatcCTCATGATCTCACAAATCGTCCTTCAGAAATATTAGCAGGGACTACGATTACAGGCCATCAACATTCTGAAGTTGCTTCAACCAAAGTGACTAGAGCAGAAAATCTTGAATGCTTTCGTATTCGTTCAAATCTCATAAGTAGACCCCTGTTGCCATGGGTGAATGGAGATGGTACTGTAAATGAGCGTATATACCACAGGCTTCTTCGCCGTGTTCTTGGTATTGTCATGCTAAATCCAGGGATATTAGAG GATGAAATCATAAATCAGATGCAAGGTCTAAATCCTCAG AGCTGCAGACAGCTGTTACAGATGATGATTCTGGATAACCACATAACTCCGCGAAAAATGCAGCAGATGACATCGTCTCAGCCTCCCTCCATTCTGGCCAATCTTCTTGGCGGTAAATGCAAAAAACCGAAGTTAATATGTCGAGTCCATTTCTATGCAAATCCCTCGACCACAACCTTGCTCTAG
- the LOC125203869 gene encoding uncharacterized protein LOC125203869 isoform X2 codes for MDAAVDSALEEICCGAAEGLHLSDLWAKIAPTLAARGLPICPNVKRAVLENLAEIPELKLVARDGAPSVLAEALIRYTAEECEAMDVKIVAPEAMRRSFLGLYDAGIPESSSADIQRLILERLALARNNGIAQNDLTKELNIAANSLSYQFKTLETRGLMAKQPSVIRKNGNIVSTNMLYLARYARHFGSQQRLEITRTDRMFMDGEGADGHTGTNDGVVDGIVADDVSVKDFIPALKTICDKLEKAEGKVLVVSDIKKGLGYRGTHGHRSWRNICHRLKDARVVEECCTLINNKEVDCLRLLRSFSTSLFEPKSHGHGPNNMDTEQQSQNLAKRGLVTEQLVELPILRQIYDMIDAAGLKGLTTTEVCGRLGLCCKEYHKRHFKPLISMFGVHSLKESHKKGEVYRLWTAGNFKPEVSNMTPNEGETVRQRINESKSLVVDQYILKDSSQPVQMLDTSISVGNNSGNNESGNDAARKTEASNCTTVDECSTGVLVLCNTQSSEVDQCTGVLAEEPLQGSISVPSDYNMPETDHLALVKSPRHRSHPRSSSPAFRASGSGREQHILKILEEEKFLLKPELHRHLESLETEKNTMMDRKTLQRILNKIQREGNCKCIHVSVPGVTNCGRSRTTEVVLHPSVFNVTSELLTQIHDKMRRFEAQVRKQANIRQKKFQSVPILDNVQRIPCSMQGQSENAGLMRANGFVLAKMVRTRLLHTFLWGSVCSSPGWNQALFFSDHSHDLENPHRSCKLFDLNLSIRSMPLELFFQVVGSAEKLEDVLEECKSGLLLCDLPIGKQNCLMDTRASNRLSYLIEILRRLKLIRLMSKGHAEDGSSRLHTTLTYALEFKPYLEEPTSTVASSDLAFADLRPQIRHDFVLSSKKAIDEYWGTLEYCYAAAKSKAALLAFPGSAVSQIFHPKSWASSRIMTAAQRAELLKRVAQDGTKKKLSFKDCEKIAEDLNLTLEQVLRVYEGKRQRSATRSTSAVDSEGGELQKVKGKHIISPRKRRRISDRISLKLANVHSGLKASNSLIDLNNQPTTEQCSSTIAAEDDDCLSHRNSEGDDREHLGVEGLDEEDTENYSFKQALSRLNPTRHKKFFWSEEAERQLVIEYATHRAARGANFHRTDWVSIINLPAPPDACKRRMALLNSFIPFREAVMKLCTALSEQYAKYLEKFQDKLLIHSDSKEMIRGPPSEEAAMLEKWANFDEDIIKVALDDVLRCKRLVKLNAARETFPEQEMSEDDDIEDCSQSNASGQLSSTQRLRKHLHIIKGAKILRQMHESVAVANAVELFKLIFLSKSKAPEAAALLAKTLRRYSEHDLCAAFNYLREKKIMVGGGNGQFELSQNFLHSITSSEFPTDTGSRAAKLAIWLHERENDLVEEGIEVPSDLQCGEVFSLCALLSSGELSITPMLPNEGVGEAEDIRASKRKSDSAEPDGESPKKLRKMFPGDSELASRREKGFPRLKLCFHRETIPRLTAIDSFRKVNMHPTPFLGGKDQSNTSSGLDVTSSLFPSDITDPGKINHPTFQLSESPWEAMAGYAKHLLSSCSYEVNGSLLQSDLFRTLYSAIQKSGDNGLSMKEIHKVLNIKDNKILEVTIEVLEAFGRALKVNAYNSVHVVDSLYRSKYFLTNIDDRVAHHLKSERKTKDGPTPLNLDDPMEDLAASEGTINTNGNEGHRVTILNHPHDLTNRPSEILAGTTITGHQHSEVASTKVTRAENLECFRIRSNLISRPLLPWVNGDGTVNERIYHRLLRRVLGIVMLNPGILEDEIINQMQGLNPQSCRQLLQMMILDNHITPRKMQQMTSSQPPSILANLLGGKCKKPKLICRVHFYANPSTTTLL; via the exons ATGGACGCCGCCGTCGACTCAGCACTGGAAGAGATATGCTGCGGCGCGGCGGAGGGGCTCCATCTCAGCGACCTGTGGGCAAAAATCGCCCCCACTCTCGCTGCCCGGGGCCTCCCAATCTGCCCGAACGTGAAGCGGGCAGTGCTGGAGAATCTGGCGGAGATACCGGAGCTGAAGCTTGTGGCGCGCGACGGCGCTCCGTCCGTGCTCGCGGAGGCCTTAATTCGATACACGGCTGAAGAGTGTGAGGCGATGGATGTCAAAATCGTGGCGCCTGAAGCTATGAGGAGAAGCTTTCTCGGACTTTACGATGCCGGAATACCGGAATCATCATCGGCTGATATTCAACGCCTGATTCTCGAACGCCTCGCCCTAGCTCG GAACAATGGAATTGCTCAGAATGATCTCACTAAGGAATTAAATATTGCTGCTAACAGCTTATCCTACCAATTTAAGACACTTGAAACCAGAGGATTGATGGCAAAGCAGCCGTCTGTTATTAGGAAGAATGGCAACATTGTGTCCACGAATATGCTATATCTTGCCCGTTATGCTAGGCATTTCGGTTCTCAGCAGAGGCTTGAAATCACTAGGACAGATCGGATGTTTATGGATGGGGAGGGTGCAGATGGTCACACTGGAACTAATGATGGAGTGGTTGACGGAATTGTGGCCGATGATGTGTCTGTCAAAGATTTTATACCGGCATTGAAAACCATCTGCGATAAACTTGAGAAAGCTGAGGGCAAG GTCCTGGTAGTCTCGGATATAAAAAAAGGCCTTGGTTATCGGGGTACTCATGGTCACAGAAGCTGGAGAAAT ATATGTCACAGGTTGAAAGATGCTCGAGTTGTAGAAGAGTGTTGCACACTAATCAATAATAAG gaGGTGGATTGTTTACGTCTACTTCGAAGTTTCTCAACGTCGCTTTTTGAGCCAAAGTCCCATGGACACGGACCAAATAATATGGACACAGAACAacaatcacaaaatttggcgAAAAGAGGACTAGTTACTGAACAACTTGTAGAGCTTCCCATCTTGCGTCAGATCTATGACATGATTGATGCTGCAGGATTAAAAGGATTgaccactacagaa GTATGTGGAAGGCTTGGACTATGCTGTAAGGAGTACCACAAGCGACATTTTAAACCATTGATTTCTATGTTTGGCGTACATTCCTTAAAGGAAAGCCACAAAAAAGGCGAGGTCTACCGACTTTGGACAGCTGGTAACTTCAAACCAGAAGTGTCGAACATGACCCCCAATGAAGGAGAAACAGTTCGTCAGCGGATTAATGAATCTAAATCACTTGTTGTGGATCAGTACATTCTAAAGGACTCATCTCAGCCTGTGCAGATGCTAGATACTTCTATCTCTGTGGGGAATAATAGTGGAAATAATGAAAGTGGGAATGATGCAGCTCGCAAAACAGAAGCTTCCAACTGTACGACTGTAGATGAATGTTCCACTGGTGTGCTTGTTCTATGCAATACACAGAGTTCTGAGGTGGATCAATGCACTGGGGTCCTTGCCGAGGAACCATTGCAGGGAAGTATATCGGTACCTAGTGACTACAATATGCCAGAAACAGACCATCTTGCTCTTGTAAAGTCTCCAAGGCATCGATCACATCCAAGGTCTTCCAGTCCTGCATTTCGTGCATCCGGCTCAGGGAGGGAGCAGCATATACTCAAGATTTTGGAG GAGGAAAAGTTCCTATTAAAACCTGAGCTCCACAGGCATCTTGAGAGTCTTGAGACAGAAAAGAACACAATGATGGATAGGAAGACCTTACAACGTattcttaacaaaattcaGCGAGAAGGTAATTGTAAATGCATCCATGTGAGTGTCCCTGGTGTGACAAATTGTGGTCGTAGCAGGACAACAGAAGTTGTTCTCCATCCATCAGTGTTTAATGTCACATCTGAGTTATTGACTCAAATTCATGATAAGATGAGGCGTTTCGAAGCCCAAGTGCGTAAGCAAGCAAATATACGGCAGAAGAAATTCCAATCAGTTCCCATATTGGACAATGTGCAGAGAATCCCCTGTAGCATGCAGGGTCAATCAGAGAATGCAGGACTGATGCGTGCTAATGGATTTGTTCTGGCAAAAATGGTTAGGACAAGGCTTCTTCACACCTTTCTTTGGGGTTCGGTCTGTAGCTCCCCTGGTTGGAATCAAGCTTTATTCTTTAGTGACCATTCTCATGATTTAGAAAATCCACACAGATCTTGTAAGTTATTCGATTTAAATCTATCAATTAGGTCAATGCCACTTGAACTGTTCTTCCAAGTAGTTGGATCTGCTGAAAAGCTAGAGGATGTGCTCGAGGAGTGCAAAAGCGGCTTGCTACTTTGTGATCTTCCTATTGGAAAACAAAATTGCCTGATGGATACTCGAGCATCTAATCGCTTGTCGTAtctaattgaaatattacggCGTTTGAAG TTGATTCGTCTAATGAGTAAGGGCCATGCAGAAGATGGATCCAGCAGACTACACACTACTCTTACTTATGCATTGGAGTTTAAGCCTTACCTTGAAGAACCAACATCAACTGTTGCATCATCTGATCTCGCTTTTGCTGATCTGCGCCCTCAAATCAGACATGATTTTGTCCTTTCGAGCAAAAAAGCCATTGATGAGTATTGGGGTACCCTGGAGTATTGTTATGCTGCAGCTAAATCAAAGGCTGCATTACTCGCGTTTCCAGGATCTGCAGTTAGCCAG ATATTTCATCCGAAATCGTGGGCATCTTCCCGGATCATGACAGCTGCCCAGCGAGCAGAACTTCTGAAGCGCGTTGCTCAAGATGGCACAAAGAAGAAGCTTTCATTCAAGGACTGTGAGAAGATTGCTGAAGATCTCAATTTGACACTGGAGCAG GTGCTCCGTGTGTATGAGGGCAAGAGGCAGCGGTCTGCTACTAGATCTACGAGTGCTGTGGATTCTGAAGGTGGAGAGCTTCAGAAAGTCAAAGGAAAACATATAATATCTCCACGGAAGAGGAGACGTATATCGGATAGAATTTCATTAAAGCTTGCAAATGTTCATTCAGGACTGAAGGCATCTAATTCGTTAATAGATCTAAATAACCAGCCTACCACAGAACAATGTTCTTCGACAATTGCTGCTGAAGATGATGATTGCCTGTCTCACAGAAATTCTGAAGGTGATGATAGAGAGCATTTGGGGGTGGAAGGGTTGGATGAAGAAGATACGGAGAACTATTCTTTCAAGCAAGCACTATCAAGGTTGAACCCAACACGCcataaaaagtttttttggTCAGAAGAGGCTGAGAG GCAATTAGTGATTGAATATGCTACACACCGAGCTGCTCGGGGAGCAAATTTTCATCGTACAGATTGGGTGTCAATTATAAATCTTCCAGCACCTCCTGATGCGTGCAAAAGAAGAATGGCATTGCTAAATAGTTTTATCCCTTTCAGAGAGGCTGTTATGAAACTATGCACTGCTCTTTCAGAACAATATGCAAAATACCTTGAGAAGTTCCAGGACAAGTTGTTGATACATTCAGATTCTAAAGAGATGATTCGGGGTCCTCCATCCGAAGAAGCTGCCATGCTTGAGAAATGGGCTAATTTTGATGAGGATATTATTAAGGTTGCATTGGATGATGTCTTAAGATGCAAAAGATTGGTTAAGCTGAATGCTGCTCGAGAAACATTCCCAGAACAGGAAATGAGCGAGGATGAT GACATTGAGGATTGTAGCCAGAGTAATGCTTCTGGCCAATTATCAAGCACCCAACGTCTCAGAAAACATTTGCATATAATTAAAGGTGCAAAAATTTTGAGGCAGATGCATGAATCCGTTGCAGTTGCAAATGCTGTGGAGCTATTTAAGCTGATCTTTCTAAGCAAATCGAAAGCTCCAGAAGCAGCGGCTTTGCTGGCCAAAACACTACGCCGCTATTCTGAGCATGACCTCTGTGCTGCTTTTAATTacttgagagagaaaaaaataatg GTTGGTGGTGGCAATGGTCAATTTGAATTATCACAGAACTTCTTGCATAGTATCACGTCATCCGAATTTCCCACTGATACTGGAAGCAGAGCTGCCAAGCTTGCTATCTGGCTtcatgagagagaaaatgatttAGTTGAAGAGGGTATTGAAGTTCCATCTGATCTCCAGTGTGGTGAAGTTTTCTCTTTATGCGCTCTACTATCTTCAGGTGAACTGTCAATTACTCCAATGCTACCCAATGAAGGGGTTGGAGAGGCAGAAGATATTAGAGCTTCTAAACGTAAAAGTGATAGTGCTGAGCCTGATGGAGAatcaccaaaaaaattaagaaaaatgtttccTGGTGATAGTGAGTTAGCTTCTCGGAGAGAAAAAGGTTTTCCAAGACTAAAGTTATGCTTTCACCGAGAAACAATTCCAAGATTAACGGCTATCGACTCATTCAGAAAGGTTAACATGCATCCAACCCCATTCCTTGGTGGAAAAGATCAAAGCAATACTTCATCTGGTTTGGATGTTACCTCAAGTTTGTTTCCTTCTGACATTACTGATCCCGGGAAGATAAATCATCCCACGTTCCAGCTCAGTGAGTCTCCATGGGAAGCTATGGCGGGCTATGCGAAGCATCTACTTTCTTCATGTTCTTATGAAGTAAATGGTTCGTTGCTTCAATCCGACTTATTCAGGACACTCTATTCAGCCATTCAGAAGTCTGGTGACAATGGTTTGAGCATGAAAGAGATCCACAAAGTTCTGAACATTAAGG ACAACAAAATATTGGAAGTTACAATTGAGGTGCTTGAAGCATTTGGGCGAGCGTTAAAG GTCAATGCTTACAATTCAGTTCACGTGGTTGATTCTCTATACCGATCCAAATATTTCTTGACCAATATAGATGATCGTGTTGCTCATCATCTCAAATCAGAAAGGAAAACCAAGGATGGGCCTACGCCTCTTAATCTTGACGATCCCATGGAAGATTTGGCCGCTTCAGAGGGCACTATCAACACAAATGGCAATGAAGGACATAGGgtcacaattttaaatcatcCTCATGATCTCACAAATCGTCCTTCAGAAATATTAGCAGGGACTACGATTACAGGCCATCAACATTCTGAAGTTGCTTCAACCAAAGTGACTAGAGCAGAAAATCTTGAATGCTTTCGTATTCGTTCAAATCTCATAAGTAGACCCCTGTTGCCATGGGTGAATGGAGATGGTACTGTAAATGAGCGTATATACCACAGGCTTCTTCGCCGTGTTCTTGGTATTGTCATGCTAAATCCAGGGATATTAGAG GATGAAATCATAAATCAGATGCAAGGTCTAAATCCTCAG AGCTGCAGACAGCTGTTACAGATGATGATTCTGGATAACCACATAACTCCGCGAAAAATGCAGCAGATGACATCGTCTCAGCCTCCCTCCATTCTGGCCAATCTTCTTGGCGGTAAATGCAAAAAACCGAAGTTAATATGTCGAGTCCATTTCTATGCAAATCCCTCGACCACAACCTTGCTCTAG
- the LOC125204634 gene encoding protein ELF4-LIKE 4-like codes for MEDDVFSGLANGQQIESKVVQTFQKSFVQVQNILDQNRVLISEINQNHESKIPDNLSRNVGLIRELNNNIRRVVDLYNDLSNSFAKSMEASSEGESAGATRSDGRGGQKRVRSGN; via the coding sequence ATGGAGGACGACGTGTTTTCTGGCCTTGCCAACGGCCAACAGATCGAGAGCAAGGTCGTCCAAACGTTCCAGAAGAGTTTTGTGCAAGTGCAGAACATTCTGGACCAGAACAGGGTGCTGATCAGTGAGATCAACCAGAATCACGAGTCGAAGATCCCGGATAACCTGTCGCGGAACGTGGGGCTGATCCGGGAGCTCAACAACAACATCAGGAGGGTGGTCGATCTGTACAACGATCTGTCGAACTCCTTCGCCAAATCCATGGAGGCCTCCTCGGAGGGCGAGTCGGCCGGGGCGACGAGGTCTGATGGAAGAGGTGGGCAGAAGAGAGTGAGATCTGGTAATTGA